A window of the Nibribacter ruber genome harbors these coding sequences:
- a CDS encoding 16S rRNA (uracil(1498)-N(3))-methyltransferase yields the protein MHVFFTPDIIPTSTSYTLSEEESKHCARVLRLGIGDMVQLIDGKGGQYLGQIAEATAKKTTLQILEHHSTEDQWAFKIHIAVAPTKNMDRMEWFVEKAVEVGIDEITFLQCARSERKALNLERLEKIAVSAMKQSLKTHLPRLHELTRYADFIKTVPVENTFIAHLVEGQERHSLVKSISGNNQYTVLIGPEGDFSPEEVQLALDRGIKPVTLGSSRLRTETAALAACHTFHVLLDV from the coding sequence ATGCACGTTTTCTTCACTCCAGACATTATTCCCACTTCTACTTCTTACACCTTGTCTGAGGAGGAGTCTAAACATTGTGCACGGGTGCTGAGGCTGGGCATAGGTGACATGGTGCAGCTGATAGACGGAAAAGGGGGCCAATACCTGGGCCAGATAGCCGAGGCCACCGCTAAGAAAACCACACTCCAAATTCTGGAACACCATTCCACAGAGGACCAGTGGGCTTTCAAAATTCATATTGCGGTGGCACCCACCAAAAACATGGACCGCATGGAGTGGTTTGTGGAGAAGGCCGTGGAAGTGGGCATTGACGAAATTACCTTCCTGCAGTGCGCCCGCTCAGAGCGCAAAGCACTCAACCTGGAACGCCTGGAGAAAATTGCGGTGAGCGCCATGAAGCAGTCACTTAAAACGCATTTACCCCGCCTGCATGAACTCACCAGGTATGCTGATTTTATCAAAACCGTTCCCGTGGAGAATACCTTCATTGCGCATTTGGTAGAGGGCCAGGAGCGGCATTCGCTCGTGAAAAGCATTTCAGGGAATAATCAATATACCGTTTTAATAGGCCCAGAAGGCGATTTCTCTCCTGAAGAAGTGCAGCTAGCCTTAGACAGAGGCATAAAACCTGTTACCCTTGGATCTAGCAGACTGCGCACCGAGACCGCGGCTTTAGCCGCCTGTCATACCTTTCACGTGCTGTTAGACGTTTAA